The following are encoded in a window of Procambarus clarkii isolate CNS0578487 chromosome 33, FALCON_Pclarkii_2.0, whole genome shotgun sequence genomic DNA:
- the LOC123765221 gene encoding carotenoid isomerooxygenase, with protein MPYDFTTWDRNALEEQPTPLEGTVRGTVPAWLRGAYLLDGPGRMTYGEYEFNHVFDGSALLQKFTFGETGVTFTSKFLRSYAYTTNLEHQQIVVSEFGTTGKSVAKNKLSKLGDKFAFDKMFSDNAPVGVVVFGGEYYCITEAPFLHKIDPVTLDTLSKVDLHKELGINSHCPNPRRLADGTTFNILHGVGATGPKYDIVAFPASPGDGKSTVFVKPKKLGTVDARWKLNPCHMHTFGLSESFFILLEQPLTIDVKAMVANTIRDKPFIGGMEWLEDKLVKIHLVNRETGKEVKQKVKCEAFFYMHIINCYERDNHLVIDVNGYKKPDLLHAFHLKNLREKGANLGNELDGGNVKRIVVPLGVSEKAAPELNLVMLPGSKAKAHRLKDGSLLLTPEVITDYAYEIPTLNPSYVGKRYRYFYGSSGNMTSTTGKVGKVDLDSRETKNWSEDGLYTSVAYFVPRPGATSEDDGVVLVTLLHADDKTKVTLLVLAAGDMTEVARVSFTTPSDVPRSLHGIYIPA; from the exons ATGCCGTACGACTTCACTACGTGGGACAGGAACGCCCTGGAGGAGCAGCCAACACCTCTGGAGGGTACCGTGAGAG GCACGGTGCCGGCCTGGCTGCGGGGCGCCTACCTCCTGGACGGACCCGGGCGGATGACCTACGGGGAGTACGAGTTCAACCATGTGTTCGACGGCTCGGCGCTCCTGCAGAAGTTCACCTTCGGGGAGACGGGCGTCACCTTCACCAGCAAGTTCCTCCGGAGCTACGCCTACACCACCAACCTCGAGCACCAGCAAATTGTGGTCTCTGAGTTCGGCACGACAGGGAAGTCAGTCGCCAAAAATAAGCTCAGCAA GTTGGGCGACAAGTTCGCCTTCGACAAGATGTTCTCGGACAACGCTCCTGTCGGGGTGGTTGTCTTCGGCGGGGAGTACTACTGTATCACAGAGGCGCCCTTCCTTCACAAGATCGACCCCGTCACCCTCGACACCCTCAGTAAG gtggaccTCCACAAGGAGCTGGGGATCAACTCACACTGCCCCAACCCTCGCCGGCTGGCCGACGGCACCACCTTCAACATCCTACACGGCGTCGGCGCCACGGGGCCCAAGTACGACATCGTCGCCTTCCCTGCCTCCCCCGGAGACGGCAAGA GCACCGTCTTCGTCAAGCCCAAGAAGCTCGGGACGGTAGACGCGCGCTGGAAGCTCAATCCCTGCCACATGCACACCTTCGGCCTCTCCGAGTCGTTCTTCATCCTGCTGGAGCAGCCCCTCACCATCGACGTCAAGGCCATGGTCGCCAACACCATCCGCGACAAGCCCTTCATTGGCGGCATGGAGTGGCTGGAGGACAAGCTG GTGAAGATTCATCTGGTGAACCGGGAGACGGGCAAGGAGGTGAAGCAGAAGGTGAAGTGTGAGGCGTTCTTCTACATGCACATCATCAACTGCTACGAGAGAGACAACCACCTCGTTATCGACGTCAATGGCTACAAGAAGCCGGACCTCCTACACGCCTTCCACCTCAAGAATCTCAGA GAGAAGGGCGCTAACCTTGGCAATGAACTGGATGGCGGCAATGTCAAGAGAATAGTCGTGCCTCTTGGCGTGTCGGAGAAGGCAGCCCCAGAACTCAACCTG GTGATGCTCCCGGGCAGCAAGGCCAAGGCCCACAGGCTGAAGGACGGCTCGCTCctcctcaccccagaagtgatcacTGACTACGCCTACGAGATCCCCACACTCAACCCCAGCTACGTCGGCAAGAGGTACCGCTACTTCTACGGCAGCTCTGGCAACATGACCTCCACCACTGGCAAG GTCGGCAAGGTGGACCTCGACTCCCGGGAGACGAAGAACTGGAGCGAGGACGGTCTCTATACCAGCGTGGCTTACTTCGTGCCTCGACCAGGAGCCACG AGTGAGGACGACGGCGTGGTGCTGGTGACGCTGCTTCACGCCGACGACAAGACCAAggtcaccctcctggtcctcgcaGCTGGGGACATGACCGAGGTCGCCCGCGTCTCCTTCACCACCCCCTCCGACGTCCCTCGCTCCCTCCATGGCATCTACATCCCGGCGTGA
- the LOC138370843 gene encoding uncharacterized protein, producing the protein MESNFQVCIDSNVQVCMESNFQVCIDSNVQVCMESNFQVCMESNFQVCIDSNVQVCMESNFQVCIDSNVQVCMESNFQVCMESNFQVCIDSNVQVCMESNFQVCIDSNVQVCMESNFQVCMESNFQVCMESNFQVCMESNFQVCMESNFQVCMESNFQVCMESNFQVCMESNFQVCMESNFQVCMELDGQVCIQSPKSRNSEPHTEVCNLCKRCIIATLIL; encoded by the coding sequence ATGGAGTCCAACTTCCAGGTGTGTATTGATTCCAACGTCCAGGTGTGTATGGAGTCCAACTTCCAGGTGTGTATTGATTCCAACGTCCAGGTGTGTATGGAGTCCAACTTCCAGGTGTGTATGGAGTCCAACTTCCAGGTGTGTATTGATTCCAACGTCCAGGTGTGTATGGAGTCCAACTTCCAGGTGTGTATTGATTCCAACGTCCAGGTGTGTATGGAGTCCAACTTCCAGGTGTGTATGGAGTCCAACTTCCAGGTGTGTATTGATTCCAACGTCCAGGTGTGTATGGAGTCCAACTTCCAGGTGTGTATTGATTCCAACGTCCAGGTGTGTATGGAGTCCAACTTCCAGGTGTGTATGGAGTCCAACTTCCAGGTGTGTATGGAGTCCAACTTCCAGGTGTGTATGGAGTCCAACTTCCAGGTGTGTATGGAGTCCAACTTCCAGGTGTGTATGGAGTCCAACTTCCAGGTGTGTATGGAGTCCAACTTCCAGGTGTGTATGGAGTCCAACTTCCAGGTGTGTATGGAGTCCAACTTCCAGGTGTGTATGGAGTTGGACGGCCAGGTGTGTATTCAGAGTCCAAAGTCTAGGAATTCAGAACCCCACACTGAGGTCTGCAATCTATGCAAACGATGCATCATTGCCACACTTATACTGTAA